Proteins from a single region of Chryseobacterium sp. T16E-39:
- the katG gene encoding catalase/peroxidase HPI: MEKDSNDISKCPFHNGTMKQSVAGGGTQNQEWWPNQLRVDILRQHSSLSDPMDKDFDYAEAFKKLDLEAVKRDLHALMTDSQDWWPADFGHYGPLFIRMAWHSAGTYRVGDGRGGAGAGQQRFAPLNSWPDNVSLDKARRLLWPIKQKYGKNISWADLLILTGNIALESMGFKTFGYAGGREDVWEPDMDVYWGSETTWLGGDLRYAHGSEGVVESRGVLPTDDDADGDVHSRNLEKPLAAVQMGLIYVNPEGPDGNPDPILAAKDIRDTFGRMAMNDEETVALIAGGHTFGKTHGAGPADHVGKEPEAAGIEQQGLGWNSSFRSGSGKDAISSGLEVTWTETPTQWSNYFFKNLFENEWELTKSPAGAHQWVAKEGAEIIPDAFDSSKKHKPTMLTTDLSLRFDPIYEKISRHFYENPDALADAFSRAWFKLTHRDMGPRARYLGPDVPAEVLIWQDPIPAVDHALIDHADIETLKEKILNSGLSSSELVTTAWASASTFRGSDKRGGANGARIRLAPQKDWQVNNPVQLQKVLSVLENIQSEFNGSQVSGKKVSLADLIVLAGTAAVEKAAKNAGHDIAVPFTPGRMDASQEQTDVESMGYLEPAADGFRNYLKRKYTVSTEALLIDKAQLLTLTAPELTVLIGGMRALDTNFDGSKNGVLTQRPGALTNDFFVNLLDMGTQWKATSGDNELYLGTDRKSGQPKWTASRADLVFGSNSELRAIAEVYASADAQGKFVKDFAAAWTKVMNLDRFDLV; encoded by the coding sequence ATGGAAAAAGATTCAAATGACATCAGTAAGTGTCCGTTTCATAATGGAACGATGAAACAAAGTGTAGCTGGTGGCGGAACTCAAAATCAGGAATGGTGGCCCAATCAGTTAAGAGTTGATATTTTACGTCAGCATTCGTCTTTATCGGATCCTATGGATAAAGATTTTGATTATGCTGAAGCTTTTAAAAAATTAGATCTCGAAGCAGTAAAAAGAGATCTTCATGCATTGATGACAGATTCACAGGACTGGTGGCCGGCAGATTTTGGACATTATGGTCCTTTATTTATCCGTATGGCGTGGCATAGTGCAGGGACATATCGTGTAGGAGATGGTAGAGGGGGAGCTGGAGCAGGTCAACAGCGTTTTGCTCCATTAAACAGCTGGCCGGATAATGTCAGCCTTGACAAAGCAAGAAGATTGCTTTGGCCAATAAAACAAAAATATGGTAAAAATATATCGTGGGCGGATCTTTTAATCCTTACCGGTAATATCGCATTAGAGTCTATGGGCTTTAAAACATTTGGATATGCCGGTGGCCGTGAAGATGTTTGGGAACCGGATATGGATGTATATTGGGGTTCCGAAACTACATGGCTTGGAGGAGATTTACGTTATGCTCATGGATCAGAAGGAGTAGTGGAAAGTCGTGGTGTGCTTCCTACAGATGATGATGCCGACGGGGATGTGCATTCCCGTAATCTTGAAAAGCCCCTGGCAGCTGTGCAGATGGGACTTATTTATGTGAATCCTGAAGGGCCGGACGGGAATCCGGATCCAATTCTGGCAGCCAAAGATATCCGAGATACATTTGGACGTATGGCGATGAATGATGAAGAAACAGTAGCGCTGATTGCCGGTGGACATACTTTTGGTAAAACTCATGGTGCAGGTCCTGCGGATCATGTAGGCAAAGAGCCGGAAGCTGCTGGAATTGAGCAGCAGGGATTAGGCTGGAACAGCAGTTTCCGTAGCGGAAGCGGAAAAGATGCGATCAGCAGTGGTTTAGAAGTAACATGGACAGAAACACCTACGCAATGGAGTAATTATTTCTTTAAAAATCTATTCGAAAATGAATGGGAACTTACCAAAAGCCCTGCTGGAGCTCATCAATGGGTCGCAAAAGAAGGAGCTGAAATTATTCCTGATGCATTTGATTCGTCTAAAAAACATAAACCTACAATGCTTACAACGGATCTTTCTTTAAGATTTGATCCGATTTACGAAAAGATCTCAAGACATTTTTATGAGAATCCAGATGCCTTGGCAGATGCGTTTTCACGTGCATGGTTTAAATTGACACACAGGGATATGGGACCTCGTGCCCGCTATTTAGGACCTGACGTTCCGGCTGAAGTATTAATTTGGCAGGATCCTATTCCAGCTGTAGATCACGCATTGATAGACCATGCTGATATTGAAACTTTAAAAGAAAAAATTCTGAACTCAGGATTGAGTTCATCAGAACTGGTAACTACAGCATGGGCCTCCGCTTCAACTTTCAGAGGAAGTGATAAACGTGGAGGAGCTAATGGGGCAAGAATCCGTTTAGCTCCGCAAAAAGACTGGCAGGTAAATAATCCTGTTCAGCTACAAAAAGTCCTGAGCGTGCTTGAAAATATTCAGTCTGAATTTAATGGATCACAAGTTTCAGGTAAAAAAGTTTCTCTGGCCGATCTTATTGTATTGGCAGGAACAGCAGCAGTGGAAAAAGCAGCGAAAAATGCGGGTCACGATATTGCAGTTCCTTTCACGCCAGGTCGTATGGATGCATCACAGGAGCAGACTGATGTTGAATCTATGGGGTATCTTGAACCGGCAGCTGATGGATTCCGTAATTATTTAAAAAGAAAATATACTGTTTCTACGGAAGCATTATTAATTGATAAAGCACAATTATTAACACTTACTGCTCCTGAGCTTACTGTTTTAATTGGAGGAATGAGAGCTTTAGATACAAATTTTGATGGTTCCAAAAATGGAGTGCTGACACAGCGTCCGGGAGCACTTACGAATGATTTCTTTGTAAACCTATTGGATATGGGAACCCAGTGGAAAGCTACTTCAGGAGATAATGAATTGTATCTTGGAACAGATCGTAAAAGTGGACAGCCAAAATGGACAGCGAGCCGTGCAGATCTTGTATTTGGTTCCAATTCAGAATTAAGAGCTATTGCTGAGGTGTATGCAAGTGCGGATGCACAGGGTAAGTTTGTGAAAGATTTTGCAGCAGCATGGACTAAGGTAATGAATCTGGATAGATTTGATTTAGTTTAA
- a CDS encoding heme-binding domain-containing protein, whose protein sequence is MKKVLIVLLVAFIIIQFFPIDKTNPPLNPGMDFLKIKKTPPDIAKTINTSCYDCHSNETKYPWYSSIAPSSWFLKNHIDEGRKHLNFSTFAMYEPKRQAHKLQECIEMVEKEEMPLESYIVGHQGAKLTPEQRKQLIQYFKKVKEETERSMVF, encoded by the coding sequence ATGAAAAAAGTATTGATCGTTCTCCTGGTAGCTTTTATTATCATCCAGTTTTTCCCTATTGATAAGACCAATCCGCCTTTAAATCCAGGCATGGATTTTTTGAAAATAAAAAAAACGCCACCAGACATTGCCAAAACAATCAACACCTCATGTTATGATTGCCATTCCAATGAAACAAAGTATCCATGGTACTCCAGCATTGCTCCTTCTTCATGGTTTTTAAAAAATCATATCGATGAAGGAAGAAAACATCTGAATTTCTCTACCTTTGCAATGTACGAACCTAAAAGACAGGCACACAAATTGCAGGAATGTATTGAAATGGTTGAAAAAGAGGAAATGCCTCTTGAATCATACATTGTGGGCCATCAGGGAGCAAAATTAACTCCTGAACAAAGAAAACAGCTCATTCAATACTTTAAAAAAGTAAAAGAAGAAACTGAAAGGTCGATGGTATTTTAA
- a CDS encoding thiol-disulfide oxidoreductase DCC family protein: MQENWQDKYIVFFDGDCGVCNFWVQWILERDTKNKFLFASLQSDFGQKFLSERGLETTVFNTMYLWKPNQYYLVKSRAVLQIAHLLGGVYQLIAAGKIIPTFLSDKVYDLISRNRMKLAAQKCFLPDQNQKRKFIEV, translated from the coding sequence ATGCAGGAAAATTGGCAAGATAAATATATTGTCTTCTTTGATGGAGATTGCGGAGTTTGTAATTTTTGGGTACAATGGATCTTAGAGCGTGACACAAAAAATAAATTCCTGTTTGCTTCTTTACAATCTGATTTTGGCCAAAAGTTTTTATCCGAAAGAGGATTGGAGACTACTGTTTTCAATACGATGTATCTTTGGAAACCCAACCAATACTATCTGGTGAAATCTCGTGCTGTTCTTCAAATTGCTCATTTGTTAGGTGGTGTTTATCAATTGATCGCTGCAGGAAAAATAATACCTACTTTTTTGAGTGATAAGGTGTACGATCTGATCTCAAGAAACAGAATGAAATTAGCCGCTCAAAAATGTTTTCTTCCCGATCAGAATCAGAAGAGAAAATTCATAGAAGTTTAA